Proteins encoded together in one Atribacteraceae bacterium window:
- the metK gene encoding methionine adenosyltransferase produces the protein MPKKFYQITSESVTEGHPDKIADQISDAILDGILAQDPRGRVAVETLVATGLVLVAGQISTDSYVDIPRIARNTIRDIGYTRAKYGFDYETCAILTAIDEQSPDIALGVNRCLEAKMGETVENQEFLIGAGDQGMMYGYACNETPEYMPFPIAMAHRLAQRLAEMRKKEVLSFLRPDGKTQVTVDYENHKPVRINTIVVSSQHHPDVNLADLSRSIEREVIEPAIPKEYLDKNTRILVNPTGRFVIGGPQGDTGLTGRKIIVDTYGGIGKHGGGAFSGKDPTKVDRSASYAARHVAKNVVAAGLADRCEFQLAYAIGVAHPVSTSVDTFGTGQISDAEILDIISSVFDLRPGAIIKNLNLRRPIYKKTAAYGHFGRNDIDFAWEKTDQVQNIRNLAGL, from the coding sequence ATGCCAAAGAAGTTCTACCAGATTACATCAGAATCAGTCACTGAGGGCCATCCCGATAAAATAGCCGACCAAATATCTGATGCAATCTTGGATGGGATCCTTGCCCAGGATCCCCGAGGAAGAGTCGCGGTCGAAACCCTGGTCGCCACCGGCCTCGTCTTAGTTGCCGGACAAATCAGTACCGACTCGTACGTCGATATTCCCCGGATTGCCCGGAACACGATACGTGATATTGGATATACCCGGGCAAAATATGGATTCGACTATGAAACATGTGCGATTTTGACCGCCATTGACGAACAATCTCCCGATATCGCGTTGGGTGTTAACCGCTGCCTCGAAGCGAAAATGGGAGAAACGGTGGAAAATCAGGAGTTTCTCATCGGGGCCGGCGATCAGGGCATGATGTATGGCTATGCCTGTAACGAAACACCTGAATATATGCCTTTTCCCATAGCTATGGCTCATCGGTTGGCCCAGCGGTTGGCGGAGATGCGCAAAAAGGAGGTTTTGTCTTTTCTCCGGCCGGATGGAAAAACCCAGGTGACTGTTGATTACGAAAACCACAAACCGGTTCGGATCAATACCATCGTCGTTTCATCTCAGCATCATCCCGATGTGAACCTCGCCGATCTTTCCCGGAGTATCGAACGGGAAGTGATCGAACCGGCCATCCCCAAAGAATATCTCGATAAAAATACCAGAATTCTGGTCAACCCCACCGGCCGGTTCGTTATCGGCGGTCCGCAGGGCGATACCGGATTAACCGGTCGTAAGATCATTGTGGATACTTATGGCGGGATAGGAAAGCACGGTGGTGGCGCCTTCTCTGGAAAAGATCCGACAAAAGTGGACCGGTCTGCTAGCTATGCCGCGCGGCATGTGGCCAAAAACGTTGTCGCCGCAGGGCTCGCCGACCGCTGTGAATTTCAACTCGCCTATGCCATTGGGGTCGCCCACCCGGTCTCTACGTCTGTAGATACCTTTGGAACCGGCCAAATAAGCGACGCTGAAATTCTGGATATTATCAGTTCGGTTTTTGATCTCCGCCCCGGTGCGATAATCAAAAACTTGAATCTGCGACGCCCGATTTACAAGAAGACCGCTGCCTATGGACATTTCGGGCGGAATGATATCGACTTTGCCTGGGAGAAAACAGACCAAGTCCAAAATATTAGAAATCTAGCCGGCCTCTAG
- the rsfS gene encoding ribosome silencing factor, whose amino-acid sequence MTAKEKIQRILEAAESKKAYDFTLLDLREMFPLADYWVVMSAPSVIQTKAIAEAVQTKMKAENLLPHHREGLESGEWILLDYGDILVHIFRQEEREFYQLEKIWRKAAILYLQRENIDRLDQIG is encoded by the coding sequence ATGACAGCTAAGGAAAAAATCCAACGCATACTGGAAGCAGCCGAATCAAAAAAAGCCTATGACTTTACTCTCCTGGACCTTCGTGAAATGTTTCCGTTGGCCGATTACTGGGTGGTGATGAGCGCGCCAAGTGTCATACAAACCAAGGCGATAGCGGAAGCGGTCCAGACAAAAATGAAGGCGGAAAACCTTCTCCCACACCACCGGGAAGGGCTGGAAAGCGGCGAATGGATCCTTCTCGATTATGGAGACATCCTTGTTCATATTTTCCGCCAGGAGGAACGGGAATTTTACCAGCTGGAGAAAATATGGCGGAAAGCAGCCATACTTTATTTGCAAAGAGAAAATATCGACAGGCTGGATCAAATCGGTTGA